In Pseudophryne corroboree isolate aPseCor3 chromosome 2, aPseCor3.hap2, whole genome shotgun sequence, the sequence tggccctgccgtttcaggatacggccgccctaaaggatcctgcggatagagagcaggaagctatcctgaagtccgtttatacacattctggtacactactgaggccagcaattgcttcggcctggatgtgtagtgctgtagcagcatggactgataatctctcggaggagatagataccctggacagggactctgttctactgaccctgggacatatcaaagacgctgtcctatatatgccgagagggacatttgcctgctgggctctagaataaacgcaatgtccatttctgccagaagggtcttatggactcggcaatggacaggggatgccgactctaaaaaaacacatggaggttttgctttataagggtgaggatttatttgggggcggtgtctcggacctcgtttccacagctacagctgggaagtcaaatttcttgccttatgttccctcacagccaaagaaagcaccgtattaccagatgcagtcctttcgttctcaaaaaagcaagaaagtcagacgtgcatcctttcttggcaggggtaagggaaaaaagctgcaccacgcagctagttcccaggaacaaaagtcctccccagcttccactaaatccaccgcatgacgctggggctccacaggcggagccaggagcggtgggggcgcgtctccgaaatttcagccaccagtgggttcgctcacggttggatccttgggctatacaaattgtgtctcagggatacaagctggaattcgaggtgacgccccctcaccgtttcctaaaatcggcattgccagcttcccccatggaaagggaggtagtgttggcggccATTCTCAAACTATATCtctagcaggtggtggtaaaggtttccctccttcaacagggaaggggttactattccactatgtttgtggtaccgaaaccggacggttcggtcagaccaatcttgaatttgaaatccctgaacatttatctgaagaaattcaagttcaaaatggaatcactcagagcagctattgcaagcctggaagagggggatttcatggtgtctctggacatcaaggatgcttatttgcatgtccccatttatccgcctcatcaagagtacctcaggtttgtggtacaggactgtcatttccaattccagacgctgccgtttggtctgtccacggcaccgaggatatttaccaaggtgatggcggagatgatagtgCTCCTTCAGAagcgaggagttacaattatcccatacttggacgatctcctcataaaggcgaggtccagggagcagttgctgatcagcgtagcacactctcaggaagtgttgctgcagcacggctggattctgaatattccaaagtcgcagccgaTTCCTACGAatagtctgcccttcctgggcatggttctggatacagaccagaagaaggtatttctcccggaggagaaggctcaggagctcgtgactcaggTCAAGGACCTCCTGaaacaaaaacaggtatcggtgcatcactgcacgcgagtcctggtaaagatggtggcgtcatacgaagccattcccttcggcaggttccatgccaggatctttcagtgggatctgttggacaagtggtccggatcacattttcagatgcatcggctgatcaccctgtcccccagggccagggtgtctcttctgtggtggctgcagagtgctcaccttctcgagggccgcaggttcggcatacaggactgggtcctggtgaccacggacgcaagcctccgaggatgggggggcagtcactcagggaagaaacttccaggggctgtggtcaagtcgggggacttgtctgcacatcaatatcctgtaactgagggccatatacaatgccctgagtcaagcggagcctctgcttcgaaaccaaccagtgctgattcggttggacaacatcactgcggtggaccgccagggcggcacgggaagcggactggcaatggcggaggccaccgggattcttcgttgggcggagaatcacgtgcaagcacggtcagcagtgttcattccgggagtgaacaactgggaagcagactttctcagcaggcatgacctccacccgggagagtggggacttcatcacgaggtCTTTGCTCAGATCACAAGTCGATGGGAGCTGCCacgagtggacatgatggcatcccgtctcaacaaggggctgcaaaggtattgcgccaggtcaagagaccctcaggcgatagctgtggacgcactggaaacattgtgggtgttccagtcggtctgtgtttcctctcttcctctcatacccaaggtgctgagaatcgtaagaagaggagtgagaacagtactcgttgttccggattggccaagagggactttgtacccggagctgcaagaggtgctcacagaggacccatggcctctgcctctcggacaggacctattgcaacagtagccctgtctgttccaagacttaccgcggctgcctttgacggcatagcggttgaacgccggatcctagcggaaaaaggcattccggatgaagttattcctacgctgatgaaggctaggaaggacgtgacggcaaagcattatcaccgtatatggcgaagatatgttgcttggtgtgaggccaggaaggcccctacagaggaattccagctgggtcaattcctgcacttcctacagtcaggagtgactatggttctaaaattagggtccataaaggtccagatttctgccctatccattttctttcaaaaagaactggcttcactgcctgaggttcagacgtttgttaagggagtgctgataTATTCAgttcccttttgtgccaccagtggcaccttgggatcttaacgtggtgttgagtttcctgaaatcccgctGGTTTGAGCcaattaaaaccgtggagctaaagtatctcacgtggaaagtggtcatgctgttggccttagcttcggctaggcgtgtgtcagaattggcggctttgtcatgtaaaagcccctatctggttttccatatggacagggcagaattcagccaaaggtggtgtcatcttttcatttgaaccaacctattgtggtgcctgcggctgctcgtaacttggaggattccaagttgcttgacgtagtccaggatttgaagatttatgtaaccagaacggctggagtcaggaagactgactcgctgtttatcctgtatgcatccaacaagctggtgcTCCTTCAaaccaaactattgctcgctggatctgtaacacgattcagcaggctctttctgcggctgggttgccgcatccaaaatcagtgaaagcccattccacaaggaaggtgggctcttcttgggcggctgcccgaggggtctcggcattacagctttgccgagctgctacttggtcaggttcaaacacatttgcaaaattctacaagtttgataccctggctgaggaggaccttgtgtttgcccattcggttctgcagagtcatccacactctcccgcccgtttgggagctttggtataatccccatggtccttacggagtctccagcatccactaggacgttagagaaaataagattttactcaccggtaaatctatttctcgtagtccgtagtggatgctgggcgcccgtcccaagtgcggactttctgcaatacgtgtatatagttattgcttacaaaagggttatgttattgttgcatccgttgagtgatgctcgtttgttgttcatgctgttaactgggtatgtttatcacaagttatacggtgtggctggtttgagtcttaccgtggattcctaaaatcctttccttgtaatgtcagctcttccgggcacagtttccttaactgaggtctggagaaggggcatagagggaggagccagtgcacaccaggtagtactaactctttctttagagtgcccagtctcctgcggagcccgtctattccccatggtcctaacggagtccccagcatccactacggactacgagaaatagatttaccggtgagtaaaatcttatttcatcTCTCTAGCTCTGATTCAATTGTATTGAGCGTCTAAAAATCCTAAATGGGATTGTTCAgctgcccaaacaattgtcacaattcaactgATGTCTGGGCGTCCATGCACATTGTACATGTCTCGCCCAAAcaaactgtcgggattccggtgtctgtatcctgaatgctgggatacCAGCAGCCGGCACTTTATTTGCGTTTCGTATTGAATGCACATGTGCACCATCTGGGAGTTATGGAAAACCTGAACTGTTAAGTAGGACTGAGTTTGGCCACGTTTGCCAAATCAGGTCATCTTTGTAAAGGTTAGGtggtaattatttttatttttttgcacttaTACTCTAAAGGTGCTGTCCCTTTTTTAAGCTTTGTGGTGATGTCATACATAGTAATCACCACTTGCATATTATAATAACAGGTACTCATAAGATGTGCATAATCTTTGATTTATTATGAAGCTTGTCATCTTTTAACTTTCATACATATCTTTGCAATGTAGAGTGCTTATTTCCTTTACAATTTGTGGGACATGAATCATTTTTTTCATTCTATATTTCAGGTCACGCTCAGGGAGAAGCAGTCGCTCTAGATCAAGGTAAGTTGCATTTCAGTTTGAACTGTTCTGTTGTTGACCCTATAATGTGCCAATCTGTAGATGTTTTGACATTTTCTTCCCTTCTAATTTTCAGATCTCGCTCTCGCAGCAGAAGGCGGGAAAGGAGGAGCAGGAGTTACAGCAAGGACAGAAGAGATAGTCGAAGTGTTAGCAAGGAAAGGAGGGACAGTAGGAGTCGCAGTAAGGATAGGGCAAAAGGCAGAGAGAGGAGTAATAGTCGAAGCAGAAGTAAGGACAGGAGAGACAGCAGGAGTCCAAGTAAGGATAGGACAAGAGGCAGTCGTAGTCGCAGCAAAGAGAGGGTAAGCAGGAGCAAAGAGAGAAGTAGGAGTCATAGCAAAGAACGAAAGGATAGGGATGGAAGAAGCAAAGAGACAAGCAAAAGCCCCAGTAAGGAACAAAAGAAGAGTAAAAGCCGAAGCAGGGAGAGAGAAAGCAGGAGTTCTAGCAAGGAGCAGAACAGCAGAAGTAAGGAAAGAAGCCAAAGCAAGGGCAGAGACGGGAGCAAAGAGAAAAGTTGCAGCaaggagagggagagcaggagcaaAGATGGAAATGGAAGCAAAGAGAGAGAAAACTGCAGTAGTAAAGAAAAAAGTCCAACTAGGGAGTTTGAAAGAAGTAGGAGTCTCAGCAAAGATAAGGAAAGAAGCCAAAGCAAGGAAAAGAGAGAAGGGAGTCTGAGTAAAGAAAGAAGGCATAGGAATGGAAGTCGAAGGAAGGATAAGGATAGAAGCCGTAGCACAGATAGGAGTAAGCGACAACGGAGTAGAAGCATGGAACGGAAGAATAGGCATAGGAGAGATAGGAACAGCAGACGAAGGAGCAAGGATAGGAAGCGTAGAGATAGGAGTCGCAGCAGAGAAAGGGATAGAAGCAGCAGCCAGAAGAAGGACAGACATAGTCACAGCAAAGAAAGAAGTAGAAGTTGCAGCAGAGAGGAAAGAGAAAGCAGACGAAAAAAGAGGGAAAACCGTAGCAGAGAGAGGAGTCGAAGCAAGGAAAGGGGCAGAAGAAATGGCAGGCATTCAAGCCGTAGTTGCAGCAAAGAGAAAAATCTGAAACGCAGTCGTGAAAAGAGAAGCAGCAGTAGAGAGTCGAGTAAGAAAATCAAAAAAGAGGACACCGTGGCGTTTACCACGGAATCCGATCAGGAAATAGAGGAGGGTGAGATCGTCGCCCACTCTGAAGCTAGAGATGGTTCCGCTTCTCCAACTTCTCCCCCTTCTCCCCTTCCTACAGAGGTTATTAAACAGGAGGTTGAAGAGGAAGCCCAGTCAGCCAGCTCTCCTCTGAAACCACGGTCGAGATCAGCCTCTCCCACGGTGGCTTGACTTCCCTTTCCCCGACTTTCTACTACTATATGGAGTTCTGCTATGCTCCTCATGTTGGATGTTTTATATTTATTTCAGGAATTAAagcattttttaatatatatcttatGGTCTGTTAGCATCTCGACAGTTcaacatgtaattttgtttttaagtGCATCAAAAGAAGTTGCCAAGTCATAAAGCAGCAAGTGCATACTTGATGCATGCTCTTGATATATGTGGATGTCTATTTTGATGCTTAATGGAAGTTTGGTAATATGACTGGTGGGAAAGTATGTTGGCAAGACAGACATAGTTATGAAAATACCAGCTCAAAATTGTGTGGTGCTGGTTTTCATATGAGCTCTTGTATGATTAGCATTCATTTAAAAGTGCAGGGGAAGAAGTGTAATGTTTCTTTATAATTTATAGGTTTCCCAGTTATCCTAGTCACGtgtctctccttccctccccccttgaaactttgtttttcatattttttagtgAGGTCCCTTCTGCTTTTCATTCCGTTTGAATAAAGAATATTTTGCTTCAGaaagcacaggtgcagtcattgagTAGTATTATTTGAGAAGTTATTTAAAGCTACAATCCCATTCAAATACAGATATCACCTTTGTTACCTGGGAGATGAGACATTGTGGAGGACTATAGTTCTCCGATTTGTTTGTCTTCAAACTGCTATTATATAATGGGTATTAAATTCCCGACATCCAAGCGCCAAATTGTGGTATCAGCAGTATTGTAATTGGCCGATATGCTAGATACCTGGAAGCACTTCCTaagaattgaatttcccccatagtcaTTTGATTGCCATGACAACCACTAATGACATGTTTGTGTAAGCGAAGATCAATGCTCCTCTTTTTTTGTATCGCAATCTCCTCAGTTACCTTCCTTTTCTATAATGTAAGGCTGATGAGCTTCCTGACCGGGACGGACATGGAGATCAGGTTACATCCTCATCAACTTGTAACCCTCAAATGCATATGCGTTTTATCTAATATGATTAGTTTATCCTGCAGAAAACTGAAGCTTCCTGTTACAATGTTCAATATTTGTTAAAAATTTGTGGGATTGCAGCTTTAATGGAGTTATTTTGTCCATATAGAATGTGatacatagggcggtattcaaatgatatcgcgcccaatctcctttctaaagtgatccctgttatcgcgcccatagtaataaggtttagctgtgtaaaggattGGGTGCCTTATTACTCAAGGGGTTGGGGCGCCTTACAACTCCAGGATTTGGGAGCTGATATACCACCACTCCAGTCAGCAGAAACAGCACGGGTGTGGAAGGGGTGGAAAAACTTGAATACCGCCCATAAAGGGGAGTTCACTTgaatgtgaggttttttttttaatagagtaattttTTTATTTAACAGCATAATAAAGATAGACATTTCAGTGAACACTGGGAAGCACGTGTGGTATTACACAATATTCTGAATCACATTTGTCTCCAAGGGTATACATATACGAATAACATTCCCCGTATTGCTTTTCCCGTGCAGTTTCCCCACCATATACATATCttttctgaagtctgtaagcagatcataattcacatacttaacattttagatattttctcccctaacctttattgtaattaccccgtctagtaGGCTTTATATAGCCCACAGCCCCTCTACACCCAAACAAAACCCCTTAAAATGAACTCAAGCCTAGTCGAGCCAAGGTGTGTATGGCGTGGTGTGGCAGCTAGATGGTTAAACAACTACGTTAAAGGAGAGATAAAGGTTCGGCCCATCGCTCCAAGGCCCACATAGCGCAACGCAGCGAAGGCCTGTGCCCTCTAAATctgaagggcaagggaggagtatgtggaattgatccagggagaccatatcttctcgtatttggtaagggcattatatttcatatatacatagcgtTCTTTTAATAGGGTGTCGTTTACTAATCCTTTGAAAGCAGGTATCGTGGGAGGacgcggggccatccatgtccgcgcaatacacacctttgCAAGAGCGCACATACTGCGGGCATACATGTTTTCCCAACTGGACCCATAGTCAGGATCacccacccccaaaatacaaaatctcggagtcggcaaacctctcggtatccccgtatgttccagaatcgacccgaccccagcccagaacacctgcagcaacgggcattcccatgtgaggtgccagaatgtgcctccggcaaccccgcacttgggacaaacatcagcgctatcagacctaaatctggccagcctgctcggtgtcatgtatgatctatgcagaatgaaaagctgtatctgctgaaaccgcagcgatttggtgacctggctcgggttaTCCAGAGCGCCCTCCCAATCTTCCCCATCTATGGGACCCAAATCACACTCCCAgctctcccgaagattcgagagcgggtctgcatgtactgtttgaagaaggtacgagtaggtgaaggagatcaccttgactcgacccagtgagtGTAGAAATATTTTTATGGGGAAGGGGATGAGCGCCGGGGTAGAATCTCCGAACTgtgcctgcaaggcgtgcctgagctgtaagaatctaaaagtgagagttcgggagtccaaactcctcctttaattgctgaaatgatttcaatgaatCATCGCTATATAACTGGGACAGTGAAACTATCGAATATGAGGCCCACACCTTCTCGCCCTCTAGAGACCCCGGTTCACTGAGCAGTGTGGAGTGCCATAGGGGGGTATCCGGGTCCATACCCTCGTACCCAAGCAGGCCCTTCAATGCTAGCCAAATCTTCATagcctgaaaaacaataggaggtGAGAATCTAGAAGGGTTTCCCCCCACCAGGAACTGTGCCGGGGAAAGATCCGGGTAATAGCACCTAAGGAACGCCCAGCCTAGTCCCGCCCCCTCCTCGGAGCCACATACCAATATGTGATAACTGAGCAGCATAGTAGTACaattggaagtggggcaaggccaagccgccttcccttttttgtctggtaagggtgGATAATTTTATTCTaggtcttttattggcccatatcaaggacgtcatgacactatttaatttcctgaagaacgctggaaagatgtatacaggggactgcaagaggacatacaatagtttaggcaaaactaccattttaatgaggccgaccctgcccgtcattgtcaatggaagcttacaccaagctctcgatttgcgcactactgtctgtacaagagggtcaaggtttaagggcacaaaaTCTGATGGGTCGTTAGTAACTAAGatcccgaggtacttaaactggactgtccaacacagcggtagggatattttcggaacctgggggatagggcctataatgggcataataaatgatttggaccaatttatgcggagacccgaatacccaccAAAGGTCTCGATGACCCGCAACACAGTGGGCATATCCACCGTGTAGTCTCGGAGGAATAAcagcaggtcatccgcataaagggctattttgtcagtgcagGAACCCGTATCTatacccccaatgtccgggtgcgacctaatcaaacaagccaggggttctatggctatggcaaacagggcaggagagagggggcatccctgtctggtgccccgtgtcaaagggaaggaggaggaaatgtagccgttcaccagggccctggcgcgtggattctggtataacAGTTTGATCTATTGTATAAAGTTTGGGCCGAAGCCCATGTTCCCCATGACTCCCCACAAGTGGGGCCACTCAacgctgtcaaatgccttggccgcgtccaatgagaccacagccgcgtccgaggggaagtcatgaggagcctgcaaaatagtgtacagcctacGCAAATTGATGGATGTGGATTTCgcaggcatgaagccggtttgatccgggTGAATTATAGATTCTATTACTAGGTTGagccggaccgcaagaattttcgccaggatcttggcatcggtgggaatAAGGAAGATTGGCCTGTAGTACTCCAATAGcttggggtccttaccaggttttggaagcattataagaatcgcctcggacattgagggaggaaggcagttTGCGGCAAACATATCAACATACGTGTCAAGCAGCTGGGGAACAAAAAACCCAATGTattgtttatatagttccgtgggaataccgtcactacccggggatttagcACTAGGGGACACGTCCACCGCCGATATCACCtccagggtcagaggcgcgtccaaggcgtccctagcctcaggggagaGTTTAGAAAGTGGTATATTTGTCAGGTACATGTCTAAGTCCTCCATGGAGCATGTCAGTCGACTATCGTATACCTCCCTAAAGTAACGGAGGAACATTTGTGCGATGTCAGGGGTGTTATTTACCGTGGAGCCGTCGGGGCCACGCAGCTGTGTTATCGTGGTCCCGGGTCGGTCATAATGCACTAAGTGGGCCAgcaaactacctggtctgtccgcctgcatatagatattagtggccctaaacaagagggagcgtgcatttttgtctgaaaggtgagccagccatgcctcctgagccaccagccagcgggccttcagcgcaggggtaccctcagtcaggtatcgtgtctccaggtccctacactcagtctcaagctgtctttccgtcgccctGCGGGCCactttgcaggcagcaattttgccaatcaatgtacctcgcaaatacgctttgaatgcatcccaaacGACCGGGGCCGTGCCTGTGTTATCCgcgaaaaatccctcccatgtgggcgcTAAATCCGGGCAATCGCCCAGTTGGGCCAGCCAAGACGGATGTAaccgccaatatgactgtcccctctgacagcCCCCATCCAATGTAAGCACCAGGGGTGAATGATCGGataccccccgtgcctcgtaacggacatccgtcacgccaggcataagctcaggcgagaccagggccaagtcgattctggaaaaggagccatgtgtacccgaataacaggagtattgccggAGGGTAGGATTCCGAATCCTCCAGGCATCTACCCACTGCATGCTATCTAGAAAATCTGTGAATTTAGATCTAGATGTAATCAAGCCGCCCCTTGATCCCGAGGAGCCCCCCATCTGTCtaaagaggcatccaacacagcgttgaagtcccccaggcagatggcggggggaggaggcaacaaatgaggcggccttttgcaggacatcatatgaaaacggggggggggacatacacagacaataggaaaaaattacgtgaaaacagTTTACATTCTAGGAACACGTATCTACCGTGTGAATCTGTATTTACCCTGATCATCTCAAACTGTACggtcctctttatcattaccgacacccctcgggaataggaggagtgcgaggaatgatacgcccaccccacccaaggcctgcggagcgacaacagcct encodes:
- the LOC135037145 gene encoding serine/arginine-rich splicing factor 6-like → MSRSSAMPRIYLGRLSHRARERDVERFFKGYGKIVEVDLKKGYGFVEFEDMRDADDAVYEMNGKDLCGERVIVEHARAPRRDTRSGSGYRNSGSDKFGPPVRTMYRLRVENLSTRCSWQDLKDFMRQAGEVTYADAHQRRANEGVIEFRSYSDMKRALDKLDGTEVNGRKIRLVEDRAGSLVRHSSSRSRSRSRSGRSSRSRSRSRSRSRRRERRSRSYSKDRRDSRSVSKERRDSRSRSKDRAKGRERSNSRSRSKDRRDSRSPSKDRTRGSRSRSKERVSRSKERSRSHSKERKDRDGRSKETSKSPSKEQKKSKSRSRERESRSSSKEQNSRSKERSQSKGRDGSKEKSCSKERESRSKDGNGSKERENCSSKEKSPTREFERSRSLSKDKERSQSKEKREGSLSKERRHRNGSRRKDKDRSRSTDRSKRQRSRSMERKNRHRRDRNSRRRSKDRKRRDRSRSRERDRSSSQKKDRHSHSKERSRSCSREERESRRKKRENRSRERSRSKERGRRNGRHSSRSCSKEKNLKRSREKRSSSRESSKKIKKEDTVAFTTESDQEIEEGEIVAHSEARDGSASPTSPPSPLPTEVIKQEVEEEAQSASSPLKPRSRSASPTVA